From Humibacter ginsenosidimutans, a single genomic window includes:
- the secA gene encoding preprotein translocase subunit SecA, with protein sequence MASVLEKVLRVGEGRTLRRLEAYARAVNALEEDFQALTDEELRNETTELRERYGNGESLDDLLPEAFAAVREASVRTLGMRHFDVQIMGGAALHLGNIAEMKTGEGKTLVATTAAYLNAIASRGVHIITTNDYLASYQGELMGRVFRALGMTTGVIIAGQTPDERREQYLADITYGTNNEFGFDYLRDNMAWQASDMVQRGHFFAIVDEVDSILIDEARTPLIISGPSSGEANRWFNEFARLATRLEPEVDYEVDEKKRTVGVLEPGIEKVEDYLGIDNLYESANTPLISFLNNAIKANALFKRDKDYVVMNDEVLIVDEHTGRILMGRRYNEGIHQAIEAKEGVPVKAENQTLATVTLQNYFRLYNKLSGMTGTAETEASEFMSTYKIGVVVIPTNKPMIRMDMPDLVYKNEEAKFNQVVEDIVERHAKGQPVLVGTTSVEKSEYLSRLLAKKGVRHEVLNAKNHAREAAIIAQAGRLGAVTVATNMAGRGTDIMLGGNAEFIAVAELNARGLSPVETPEEYEAEWDGVYAQVKSSVADEAEKVVDVGGLYVLGTERHESRRIDNQLRGRSGRQGDPGESRFYLSLTDDLMRLFNAGAAESLMGRRNVPDDLAIESKVVSRAIRSAQSQVEARNAEIRKNVLKYDDVLNRQREAIYSDRRRILEGDDLHERVQKFLEDVITEVIEQHTGETTSDDWDLDALWADLKILYPVGITIDEVVAEVGSKGRVNSEYMKREVLSDARLAYSRREEQLGAPAMRELERRVVLSVIDRRWRDHLYEMDYLKDGIGLRAMAQRDPLVEYQREGFAMYQQMMGAIREESVGFLYNLEVEVTQAAGEVTEVDAKGLAPADNQQQRLSYSAPSDDGSVEVRNQRGQVDNAATDRAERARRRQLAAQQEEVASRQQQSTSRGSFGQRSDDAGEAAPLNRAERRAQERRRH encoded by the coding sequence GTGGCCTCAGTTCTCGAAAAGGTGCTGCGTGTCGGCGAAGGCCGCACGCTCAGGCGGCTCGAGGCGTATGCCCGCGCCGTGAACGCGCTCGAGGAAGACTTCCAAGCTCTCACCGACGAGGAGCTACGCAACGAGACGACGGAGCTGCGCGAGCGCTACGGCAACGGCGAGTCGCTCGACGACCTGCTTCCCGAGGCGTTCGCCGCTGTGCGCGAGGCGTCGGTGCGCACGCTCGGCATGCGGCACTTCGATGTTCAGATCATGGGCGGCGCGGCGCTGCACCTCGGCAACATCGCCGAGATGAAGACCGGTGAGGGAAAGACGCTGGTCGCCACGACGGCCGCCTACCTGAACGCCATCGCCAGTCGTGGCGTGCACATCATCACGACGAACGACTACCTGGCCAGCTACCAGGGCGAGTTGATGGGTCGTGTCTTCCGGGCTCTGGGCATGACGACAGGCGTGATCATCGCGGGACAGACACCCGACGAGCGTCGCGAGCAGTACCTGGCCGACATCACGTACGGCACCAACAATGAGTTCGGCTTCGATTACCTGCGTGACAACATGGCATGGCAGGCGTCCGACATGGTGCAGCGGGGCCACTTCTTCGCGATCGTCGACGAGGTCGACTCGATCCTCATCGACGAGGCCCGCACGCCGCTGATCATCTCTGGTCCTTCGAGCGGTGAGGCGAACCGTTGGTTCAACGAGTTCGCCAGGCTGGCGACGCGTCTCGAGCCGGAGGTCGACTACGAGGTCGACGAGAAGAAGCGCACGGTGGGCGTGCTCGAGCCGGGCATCGAGAAGGTCGAGGACTATCTCGGCATCGACAACCTCTACGAGTCGGCCAACACGCCGCTCATCTCGTTCCTCAACAACGCGATCAAGGCCAACGCGCTGTTCAAGCGCGACAAGGACTACGTCGTGATGAACGACGAGGTGCTCATCGTCGACGAGCACACCGGCCGCATCCTCATGGGGCGCCGCTACAACGAGGGCATCCACCAGGCGATCGAGGCCAAGGAGGGCGTGCCCGTCAAGGCCGAGAACCAGACACTGGCCACCGTCACCCTGCAGAACTACTTCCGCCTCTACAACAAGCTCTCCGGCATGACGGGCACCGCCGAGACCGAGGCTTCCGAGTTCATGTCGACCTACAAGATCGGCGTCGTGGTCATTCCGACGAACAAGCCGATGATCCGCATGGACATGCCCGACCTCGTCTACAAGAACGAGGAGGCCAAGTTCAACCAGGTGGTCGAAGACATCGTCGAGCGTCACGCGAAGGGCCAGCCCGTGCTCGTCGGCACGACGAGCGTCGAGAAGAGCGAATACCTCTCGCGACTGCTGGCCAAGAAGGGCGTGCGGCACGAGGTGCTGAACGCGAAGAACCACGCGCGTGAGGCCGCGATCATCGCGCAGGCCGGGCGGCTGGGCGCCGTCACCGTCGCCACCAATATGGCCGGTCGTGGTACCGACATCATGCTCGGCGGCAACGCCGAGTTCATCGCCGTCGCCGAGCTCAACGCGCGGGGTCTCAGCCCGGTCGAGACTCCCGAGGAATACGAGGCCGAGTGGGACGGCGTCTACGCGCAGGTGAAGTCCTCGGTCGCCGATGAGGCGGAGAAGGTCGTCGACGTGGGCGGGCTGTACGTGCTCGGCACCGAGCGCCACGAGTCCCGCCGTATCGACAACCAGCTGCGCGGTCGTTCCGGCCGTCAGGGCGACCCGGGCGAGAGCCGGTTCTACCTGTCGCTGACCGACGATCTGATGCGACTGTTCAACGCCGGTGCCGCCGAGAGCCTCATGGGCAGGCGGAACGTGCCCGACGACCTGGCGATCGAGTCCAAGGTCGTGAGCCGAGCCATCCGCTCCGCCCAGTCGCAGGTCGAGGCACGCAACGCCGAGATCCGCAAGAACGTGCTCAAGTACGACGACGTGCTCAACCGTCAGCGCGAGGCGATCTACAGCGACCGCCGGCGCATCCTCGAGGGCGATGACCTGCACGAGCGCGTGCAGAAGTTCCTCGAAGACGTCATCACCGAGGTGATCGAGCAGCACACGGGAGAGACGACCAGCGATGACTGGGACCTCGACGCGCTCTGGGCCGACCTCAAGATCTTGTACCCGGTCGGCATCACGATCGACGAGGTCGTGGCCGAGGTGGGCAGCAAGGGCCGGGTCAACAGCGAGTACATGAAGCGGGAGGTGCTCTCGGATGCCCGCCTCGCCTATTCGCGCAGGGAGGAGCAGCTGGGCGCTCCCGCGATGCGCGAGCTCGAGCGACGCGTCGTGTTGTCGGTGATCGACCGTCGCTGGCGCGATCACCTCTACGAGATGGACTACCTGAAGGACGGCATCGGCCTGCGAGCCATGGCGCAGCGCGACCCGCTGGTCGAGTACCAGCGCGAGGGCTTCGCCATGTACCAGCAGATGATGGGCGCCATCCGCGAGGAGTCCGTCGGGTTCCTCTACAACCTCGAGGTCGAGGTGACCCAGGCCGCCGGCGAGGTGACCGAGGTGGATGCCAAGGGGCTGGCCCCCGCGGACAACCAGCAGCAGCG